The Symphalangus syndactylus isolate Jambi chromosome 16, NHGRI_mSymSyn1-v2.1_pri, whole genome shotgun sequence genome has a window encoding:
- the SLC49A3 gene encoding solute carrier family 49 member A3 isoform X4 produces MEQINWLSLVYLVVSTPFGVAATWVLDSVGLRAATILGAWLNFAGSVLRIVPCMVVGTQNPFAFLMGGQSLCALAQTLVFSSPAKLAALWFPEHQRATANMLATMSNPLGVLAANMLSPALVKKGEDIPLMLGVYAIPAGVVCLLSTICLWESVPPTPPSAGAASSTSEKFLDGLKLLVRNKAYVILAVCLGGSIGIFTSFSALLEQILCASGYSSGFSGLCGALFIMFGILGALALGPYVDRTKHFTEATKIGLCLTSLACVAFALVSQLQGQTLALATTCSLLGLFGFSVAPVAMELAVECSFPVGEGAAIGLIFVLGQAEGILIMLVMTALTVPRSEPSFSTCQQGEDPLDWTVSLLLMAGLCTLFSCILALFFHTPYRRLQAESGEPPFTQNAVGGADSGPGVDRGGAARAGVLWPSTATPECTVERALLEEPRGPRSPHPA; encoded by the exons ATGGAGCAGATCAACTGGCTGTCATTGGTCTACCTCGTGGTATCCACCCCGTTTGGCGTGGCGGCCACCTGGGTCCTGGACTCCGTCGGGCTCCGTGCGGCA ACCATCCTGGGCGCGTGGCTGAACTTTGCCGGGAGTGTGCTACGCATCGTGCCCTGCATGGTTGTTGGGACCCAAAACCCATTTGCCTTCCTCATGGGCGGCCAGAGCCTCTGTGCCCTTGCCCAGACCCTGGTCTTCTCCTCTCCGGCCAAGCTGGCTGCCTTGTGGTTCCCAGAGCACCAGCGAGCCACGGCCAACATGCTCGCCACCATGT CGAACCCCCTGGGCGTCCTTGCGGCCAACATGCTGTCCCCTGCGCTGGTCAAGAAGGGCGAGGACATTCCGTTAATG CTCGGTGTCTACGCCATCCCTGCTGGCGTCGTCTGCCTGCTGTCCACCATCTGCCTCTGGGAGAGCgtgccccccaccccgccctcTGCCGGGGCCGCCAGCTCCACCTCAGAGAAGTTCCTGGATGGGCTCAAGCTG CTCGTGCGGAACAAGGCCTACGTCATCCTGGCCGTGTGCTTGGGGGGAAGCATCGGGATCTTCACCAGCTTCTCAGCCCTCCTGGAGCAGATTCTCTGCGCAAGCGGCTACTCCAGT GGGTTTTCCGGCCTCTGTGGAGCTCTCTTCATCATGTTTGGGATCCTGGGGGCGCTGGCTCTCGGCCCCTATGTGGACCGGACCAAGCACTTCACTGAGGCCACCAAGATCGGCCTGTGCCTGACCTCTCTGGCCTGCGTGGCCTTTGCCCTG GTGTCCCAGCTGCAGGGACAGACCCTTGCCCTGGCCACCACCTGCTCGCTGCTCGGGCTGTTTGGCTTCTCGGTGGCCCCCGTGGCCATGGAGTTGGCGGTCGAGTGTTCCTTCCCCGTGGGGGAGGGGGCTGCCATAGGCCTGATCTTTGTGCTGGG GCAGGCGGAGGGAATACTCATCATGCTGGTGATGACGGCACTGACTGTGCCACGCTCGGAGCCGTCCTTCTCTACCTGCCAGCAGGGGGAGGATCCACTTGACTGGACAG TGTCTCTGCTGCTGATGGCCGGCCTGTGCACCCTCTTCAGCTGCATCCTGGCGCTCTTCTTCCACACCCCATACCGGCGCCTGCAGGCCGAGTCTGGGGAGCCCCCCTTCACCCAGAACGCCGTGGGCGGCGCAGACTCAGGGCCAGGTGTGGACCGAGGGGGAGCGGCAAGGGCTGGGGTCCTGTGGCCCAGCACGGCGACTCCGGAGTGCACGGTGGAGAGGGCCTTGCTAGAGGAACCCAGAGGGCCCCGGAGCCCCCACCCAGCCTGA
- the SLC49A3 gene encoding solute carrier family 49 member A3 isoform X3 encodes MAGPTEAETGLAEHRALCAQRGHRTYARRWVFLLAVSLLNCSNATLWLSFAPVADIIAVEFVLSMEQINWLSLVYLVVSTPFGVAATWVLDSVGLRAATILGAWLNFAGSVLRIVPCMVVGTQNPFAFLMGGQSLCALAQTLVFSSPAKLAALWFPEHQRATANMLATMSNPLGVLAANMLSPALVKKGEDIPLMLGVYAIPAGVVCLLSTICLWESVPPTPPSAGAASSTSEKFLDGLKLLVRNKAYVILAVCLGGSIGIFTSFSALLEQILCASGYSSGFSGLCGALFIMFGILGALALGPYVDRTKHFTEATKIGLCLTSLACVAFALVSQLQGQTLALATTCSLLGLFGFSVAPVAMELAVECSFPVGEGAAIGLIFVLGQAEGILIMLVMTALTVPRSEPSFSTCQQGEDPLDWTVSLLLMAGLCTLFSCILALFFHTPYRRLQAESGEPPFTQNAVGGADSGPGSETW; translated from the exons ATGGCGGGGCCGACGGAGGCCGAGACGGGGCTGGCCGAGCACCGGGCCCTGTGCGCGCAGCGGGGCCACCGCACCTACGCGCGCCGCTGGGTGTTCCTGCTCGCGGTCAGCCTGCTCAACTGCTCCAACGCCACG CTATGGCTCAGCTTCGCACCTGTGGCTGACATCATTGCTGTGGAGTTCGTCCTGTCCATGGAGCAGATCAACTGGCTGTCATTGGTCTACCTCGTGGTATCCACCCCGTTTGGCGTGGCGGCCACCTGGGTCCTGGACTCCGTCGGGCTCCGTGCGGCA ACCATCCTGGGCGCGTGGCTGAACTTTGCCGGGAGTGTGCTACGCATCGTGCCCTGCATGGTTGTTGGGACCCAAAACCCATTTGCCTTCCTCATGGGCGGCCAGAGCCTCTGTGCCCTTGCCCAGACCCTGGTCTTCTCCTCTCCGGCCAAGCTGGCTGCCTTGTGGTTCCCAGAGCACCAGCGAGCCACGGCCAACATGCTCGCCACCATGT CGAACCCCCTGGGCGTCCTTGCGGCCAACATGCTGTCCCCTGCGCTGGTCAAGAAGGGCGAGGACATTCCGTTAATG CTCGGTGTCTACGCCATCCCTGCTGGCGTCGTCTGCCTGCTGTCCACCATCTGCCTCTGGGAGAGCgtgccccccaccccgccctcTGCCGGGGCCGCCAGCTCCACCTCAGAGAAGTTCCTGGATGGGCTCAAGCTG CTCGTGCGGAACAAGGCCTACGTCATCCTGGCCGTGTGCTTGGGGGGAAGCATCGGGATCTTCACCAGCTTCTCAGCCCTCCTGGAGCAGATTCTCTGCGCAAGCGGCTACTCCAGT GGGTTTTCCGGCCTCTGTGGAGCTCTCTTCATCATGTTTGGGATCCTGGGGGCGCTGGCTCTCGGCCCCTATGTGGACCGGACCAAGCACTTCACTGAGGCCACCAAGATCGGCCTGTGCCTGACCTCTCTGGCCTGCGTGGCCTTTGCCCTG GTGTCCCAGCTGCAGGGACAGACCCTTGCCCTGGCCACCACCTGCTCGCTGCTCGGGCTGTTTGGCTTCTCGGTGGCCCCCGTGGCCATGGAGTTGGCGGTCGAGTGTTCCTTCCCCGTGGGGGAGGGGGCTGCCATAGGCCTGATCTTTGTGCTGGG GCAGGCGGAGGGAATACTCATCATGCTGGTGATGACGGCACTGACTGTGCCACGCTCGGAGCCGTCCTTCTCTACCTGCCAGCAGGGGGAGGATCCACTTGACTGGACAG TGTCTCTGCTGCTGATGGCCGGCCTGTGCACCCTCTTCAGCTGCATCCTGGCGCTCTTCTTCCACACCCCATACCGGCGCCTGCAGGCCGAGTCTGGGGAGCCCCCCTTCACCCAGAACGCCGTGGGCGGCGCAGACTCAGGGCCAG GTTCAGAAACATGGTGA
- the SLC49A3 gene encoding solute carrier family 49 member A3 isoform X1: MAGPTEAETGLAEHRALCAQRGHRTYARRWVFLLAVSLLNCSNATLWLSFAPVADIIAVEFVLSMEQINWLSLVYLVVSTPFGVAATWVLDSVGLRAATILGAWLNFAGSVLRIVPCMVVGTQNPFAFLMGGQSLCALAQTLVFSSPAKLAALWFPEHQRATANMLATMSNPLGVLAANMLSPALVKKGEDIPLMLGVYAIPAGVVCLLSTICLWESVPPTPPSAGAASSTSEKFLDGLKLLVRNKAYVILAVCLGGSIGIFTSFSALLEQILCASGYSSGFSGLCGALFIMFGILGALALGPYVDRTKHFTEATKIGLCLTSLACVAFALVSQLQGQTLALATTCSLLGLFGFSVAPVAMELAVECSFPVGEGAAIGLIFVLGQAEGILIMLVMTALTVPRSEPSFSTCQQGEDPLDWTVSLLLMAGLCTLFSCILALFFHTPYRRLQAESGEPPFTQNAVGGADSGPGVDRGGAARAGVLWPSTATPECTVERALLEEPRGPRSPHPA; the protein is encoded by the exons ATGGCGGGGCCGACGGAGGCCGAGACGGGGCTGGCCGAGCACCGGGCCCTGTGCGCGCAGCGGGGCCACCGCACCTACGCGCGCCGCTGGGTGTTCCTGCTCGCGGTCAGCCTGCTCAACTGCTCCAACGCCACG CTATGGCTCAGCTTCGCACCTGTGGCTGACATCATTGCTGTGGAGTTCGTCCTGTCCATGGAGCAGATCAACTGGCTGTCATTGGTCTACCTCGTGGTATCCACCCCGTTTGGCGTGGCGGCCACCTGGGTCCTGGACTCCGTCGGGCTCCGTGCGGCA ACCATCCTGGGCGCGTGGCTGAACTTTGCCGGGAGTGTGCTACGCATCGTGCCCTGCATGGTTGTTGGGACCCAAAACCCATTTGCCTTCCTCATGGGCGGCCAGAGCCTCTGTGCCCTTGCCCAGACCCTGGTCTTCTCCTCTCCGGCCAAGCTGGCTGCCTTGTGGTTCCCAGAGCACCAGCGAGCCACGGCCAACATGCTCGCCACCATGT CGAACCCCCTGGGCGTCCTTGCGGCCAACATGCTGTCCCCTGCGCTGGTCAAGAAGGGCGAGGACATTCCGTTAATG CTCGGTGTCTACGCCATCCCTGCTGGCGTCGTCTGCCTGCTGTCCACCATCTGCCTCTGGGAGAGCgtgccccccaccccgccctcTGCCGGGGCCGCCAGCTCCACCTCAGAGAAGTTCCTGGATGGGCTCAAGCTG CTCGTGCGGAACAAGGCCTACGTCATCCTGGCCGTGTGCTTGGGGGGAAGCATCGGGATCTTCACCAGCTTCTCAGCCCTCCTGGAGCAGATTCTCTGCGCAAGCGGCTACTCCAGT GGGTTTTCCGGCCTCTGTGGAGCTCTCTTCATCATGTTTGGGATCCTGGGGGCGCTGGCTCTCGGCCCCTATGTGGACCGGACCAAGCACTTCACTGAGGCCACCAAGATCGGCCTGTGCCTGACCTCTCTGGCCTGCGTGGCCTTTGCCCTG GTGTCCCAGCTGCAGGGACAGACCCTTGCCCTGGCCACCACCTGCTCGCTGCTCGGGCTGTTTGGCTTCTCGGTGGCCCCCGTGGCCATGGAGTTGGCGGTCGAGTGTTCCTTCCCCGTGGGGGAGGGGGCTGCCATAGGCCTGATCTTTGTGCTGGG GCAGGCGGAGGGAATACTCATCATGCTGGTGATGACGGCACTGACTGTGCCACGCTCGGAGCCGTCCTTCTCTACCTGCCAGCAGGGGGAGGATCCACTTGACTGGACAG TGTCTCTGCTGCTGATGGCCGGCCTGTGCACCCTCTTCAGCTGCATCCTGGCGCTCTTCTTCCACACCCCATACCGGCGCCTGCAGGCCGAGTCTGGGGAGCCCCCCTTCACCCAGAACGCCGTGGGCGGCGCAGACTCAGGGCCAGGTGTGGACCGAGGGGGAGCGGCAAGGGCTGGGGTCCTGTGGCCCAGCACGGCGACTCCGGAGTGCACGGTGGAGAGGGCCTTGCTAGAGGAACCCAGAGGGCCCCGGAGCCCCCACCCAGCCTGA
- the SLC49A3 gene encoding solute carrier family 49 member A3 isoform X2, whose translation MAGPTEAETGLAEHRALCAQRGHRTYARRWVFLLAVSLLNCSNATLWLSFAPVADIIAVEFVLSMEQINWLSLVYLVVSTPFGVAATWVLDSVGLRAATILGAWLNFAGSVLRIVPCMVVGTQNPFAFLMGGQSLCALAQTLVFSSPAKLAALWFPEHQRATANMLATMSNPLGVLAANMLSPALVKKGEDIPLMLGVYAIPAGVVCLLSTICLWESVPPTPPSAGAASSTSEKFLDGLKLLVRNKAYVILAVCLGGSIGIFTSFSALLEQILCASGYSSGFSGLCGALFIMFGILGALALGPYVDRTKHFTEATKIGLCLTSLACVAFALVSQLQGQTLALATTCSLLGLFGFSVAPVAMELAVECSFPVGEGAAIGLIFVLGQAEGILIMLVMTALTVPRSEPSFSTCQQGEDPLDWTAASWRSSSTPHTGACRPSLGSPPSPRTPWAAQTQGQVWTEGERQGLGSCGPARRLRSARWRGPC comes from the exons ATGGCGGGGCCGACGGAGGCCGAGACGGGGCTGGCCGAGCACCGGGCCCTGTGCGCGCAGCGGGGCCACCGCACCTACGCGCGCCGCTGGGTGTTCCTGCTCGCGGTCAGCCTGCTCAACTGCTCCAACGCCACG CTATGGCTCAGCTTCGCACCTGTGGCTGACATCATTGCTGTGGAGTTCGTCCTGTCCATGGAGCAGATCAACTGGCTGTCATTGGTCTACCTCGTGGTATCCACCCCGTTTGGCGTGGCGGCCACCTGGGTCCTGGACTCCGTCGGGCTCCGTGCGGCA ACCATCCTGGGCGCGTGGCTGAACTTTGCCGGGAGTGTGCTACGCATCGTGCCCTGCATGGTTGTTGGGACCCAAAACCCATTTGCCTTCCTCATGGGCGGCCAGAGCCTCTGTGCCCTTGCCCAGACCCTGGTCTTCTCCTCTCCGGCCAAGCTGGCTGCCTTGTGGTTCCCAGAGCACCAGCGAGCCACGGCCAACATGCTCGCCACCATGT CGAACCCCCTGGGCGTCCTTGCGGCCAACATGCTGTCCCCTGCGCTGGTCAAGAAGGGCGAGGACATTCCGTTAATG CTCGGTGTCTACGCCATCCCTGCTGGCGTCGTCTGCCTGCTGTCCACCATCTGCCTCTGGGAGAGCgtgccccccaccccgccctcTGCCGGGGCCGCCAGCTCCACCTCAGAGAAGTTCCTGGATGGGCTCAAGCTG CTCGTGCGGAACAAGGCCTACGTCATCCTGGCCGTGTGCTTGGGGGGAAGCATCGGGATCTTCACCAGCTTCTCAGCCCTCCTGGAGCAGATTCTCTGCGCAAGCGGCTACTCCAGT GGGTTTTCCGGCCTCTGTGGAGCTCTCTTCATCATGTTTGGGATCCTGGGGGCGCTGGCTCTCGGCCCCTATGTGGACCGGACCAAGCACTTCACTGAGGCCACCAAGATCGGCCTGTGCCTGACCTCTCTGGCCTGCGTGGCCTTTGCCCTG GTGTCCCAGCTGCAGGGACAGACCCTTGCCCTGGCCACCACCTGCTCGCTGCTCGGGCTGTTTGGCTTCTCGGTGGCCCCCGTGGCCATGGAGTTGGCGGTCGAGTGTTCCTTCCCCGTGGGGGAGGGGGCTGCCATAGGCCTGATCTTTGTGCTGGG GCAGGCGGAGGGAATACTCATCATGCTGGTGATGACGGCACTGACTGTGCCACGCTCGGAGCCGTCCTTCTCTACCTGCCAGCAGGGGGAGGATCCACTTGACTGGACAG CTGCATCCTGGCGCTCTTCTTCCACACCCCATACCGGCGCCTGCAGGCCGAGTCTGGGGAGCCCCCCTTCACCCAGAACGCCGTGGGCGGCGCAGACTCAGGGCCAGGTGTGGACCGAGGGGGAGCGGCAAGGGCTGGGGTCCTGTGGCCCAGCACGGCGACTCCGGAGTGCACGGTGGAGAGGGCCTTGCTAG